tggatcttatttgatagatcccattgagatttttaatacggtctaaaaaaaattgaaaaattatttttcatttacgttattgttgaatttgaaaatgtgaaataagctgcttatttgagttttctggaacaacccttcttatttatttttctttgagaagttccaaaataagtacttattttttaagaaggtttctagaacggagcctaaatgccTTTCCAGGCTTGGGATTAGGGCTGTTACTCGAAATCGGAATTCGATCAAAACTGGAAAAATCGGACTGGactgaattttttaaaccgattgaataatttcgatccggttccggtttataaaattttataaaccgaaaaaataatttcgatccggtttatggGTTTTAAAACCGGTTGAAACTGGACCAgttatattatgtatatatatatatatatataaacataggggaggggttgaattatggatttttggttgatatttttgtggtgtatattggtctaataaatatatttattatataaaaattgtttttatgggcttaattatgtttttatgggttttttttttatgtattgggctcaaaattgatctttttttgttgggtccAAAAAAAAcggttgaattatagatttttggttgatattttatgggttgaattgtaaattttttgatgtgttgggctcaaaatatggcccatgaatgaaaaccggataaaccggacggaaaccggaccggtttatCTCAACtggttccggtttctaaaaatttcaaaccgaataaccggtttcgaccgaaaaatacactcaaaccggtcgaaaccggaccggtatcataTCACTTGGGATGCATAACCTATATTAAGAAAAAAAGGTAGGAGTATTTTCATGATATCTGTTCCAAGTGGGACATGATTTATGTTTTCTATCTTCAAGTGCAGAAATTACGGATGCAAACaagtcgagccgagctttgtagCGCTCGAGCTAAGCTCGTTTATGAAATAAGTCTAAAAACTCGGGCCTAAGCTCCCTTAACGAGTTGAGCCCGGTTgatcatttactaaacgagtctttATAAATGAACTGAATTTTAGAGTGTTAGAGCTTGACTCGTTTGCTCCATGAGTCTGAAACTCGAAGTCGAGCTCAAGCTTGCCTTGATAACTACATTAGTCAAGCCCCTAATGAATCGATGTTCAAGCTGCTTCGATGTTTGATTTCACACTcttctttgtattttgtttggttattttacgtatactttatttttggataattttgtttgtgaaaaaaaaaaaaaacattgtttcCGGGGGGTTCCAAAGTCCAAACGGGGTGACACCAAACAACCAAATTCGAGTGGTTGAAATGGATTCTAACCCCACATAATCCAAAATCCCACCACTCCTAGCTTTCCTGAATCCACGATGGTGTTCATTTCCTCTCCACTCTCAGAATCCAGACACCTCAATTGCCATAACCCATCGAAGAATCGAACCCATAATCACACAGAAGTAAGAAGGAAAACGAAGCAATGTTAATTTCCCATTCACTTCCTCACATTCACTCTCCGTTCCTCTCTTGCCCTCTAAagctctcttctttctctctccccaccCACAAGACACGACCAACTTTTCCACGGATCAAAGCTCTTGATCTTGATCAAAACACGGTTATCTCTCTATACCCTCCTCGTTTATGggcttttctttttcaaaatgatTTATTTGCTAATGGGGAACAACAAAATTTGGCAGATAGTAGCGGTGTCAGTTGGGGTTGCGAGCATTGCTATAGGGATTGGAATTCCGTTTTTCTATGAATCCCAGATTGACAGTGCTGTAAGTGTTTTTCCCATCATTTCGTTCAtacccttttcattttttcgatTTTCATTGAGTTTGAATGTGCGGCGGAGTTATCccaacctaagtcacataatgcgcgtGGTTGAGCGGGAGCATAAGGGCAAAACTGTCTTTCAAAGCCATCACAAACTACTGAAATTCGCGAGAGTGAGGATGAGAGCGCGGGTGCAGAGTCATACTgaaagattatgtgactaagatcTGCACAAGCATATATGCATATTTAAATGTAGGTATTTTCAGAGTGTTTGATTTATTTCTAGCTGAACCCAAATCAAACATGGTGCAGGCAAAGCGAGATAACACTCAGCCATGCTTCCCGTGCGATGGCTCCGGCGCTCGTATGTGACTACTCTTCATCTCTTGTGCATTTGCTTTATATATTGAATGTATCAACATCATTTAGTAGacttgggtttggttttttttgcaaTCGAATTGGAACGACTTATTGATTAAAGGCAGAGCGTTTCAATAGACTTAAGGCCGTCCTTTGTTGGGTCAGTCCCCACGGGGCTTTGCCTGACTGTGATTAATTGGCCCACCTAGTGGACTGTGAGATTGGTCCAGGATAAAACGGTCCACTGGCTAGATACGAGTTATCAAAAACTGAACGCCATTTGGTTGGCATCTTTGTCATGTTTCAGCACTACCTTAAATTTTTGCGTTTTCTTGCATTGGGAATTAAGAGCGCTGTAACATTTAAATTTTCCCTCTTGTAGTTTTGTCATTGGACTCTCAACTCTCTATCACGCCTATGTCTTGTTACTAAAATGTTTAACTCTCATCACACCTATGATTTAATCACGTCAGTTGCTCGATCTCATTAGAGTTGAGCATTTCTAGTCGTTCCTCACTTATAGAAAGTGGAAATTTCTGGAATTCAATGACAGTATAGTGGGAGGTACTTTATTCTAGGGGTGTCTAAACTAGGGCCGTATGCCCAAGCTCACTTACAACAGGGTTTGGGAGATGTAATAGGAAGGCAACCTTCCCCGCACTGCAGGTATTTAGTTAGATAATTCATGCATTTCGACAACGTTGTTGAGATAAATGTGGCTTCCATGCAGGAGTTTGAACCCCTGTAAATGTCTTGAGTCTATCTGCCTTCTGCTGTATTTTAGTGCCCACATGAGACCCCCCTTCAAAGTTAGGGTGTCATTTGCTTAGTGTTATCGATTTGTCTCTGTGGAAGGTGGCATAACTTTGGTTCTTGAAAACTTGCCTCCCAGAGAAGTGCAGATTTTGCCTGGGAAGTGGCAGTGTGACGGTGGAGCTTGGAGGGGATGAAAGAGAAGTCTCACGATGCATAAATTGTGACGGTGCTGGTTCTTTGACGTGCACCACATGTCAAGGCAGTGGTATTCAACCTCGATACCTTGATCGTAGGTATGAGACTTTTAGACTTGGAATTCATCAAGCACATATGATTTACTCTCTATGCCACATTTATTTGGATTTAAGCTCCCACAACTAACTGAAAACTTTGATATTAAAATGTGAATACCGGTGGGTATTGCtgcaaaacaaaatatacacaGAGCGTGACAGTTTCTTTTGCACGGTCTGCTACTATGATATGGCAAAATCACAGAACATGAGTTTCACGCTTTTGTACTATGTTTCCGCTGGATGATGCCAAATTGCCAAGaaatgtttcctttttcttaatCAATCTATGATTTCTGTTGTTGATGCAAGCATGAGTTTATGTTGAACAGAGAATTCAAAGATGATGACTAAGTTTTTGAAGAAGCTTCAGTGAGAGATCCTGGATTGCTGTAACGGTTAATTCAATTCATTTGTTCTGTGTGCACCAAAGATCCAACACAACTTCTTGGAAACACTCCTGTA
The sequence above is drawn from the Rhododendron vialii isolate Sample 1 chromosome 6a, ASM3025357v1 genome and encodes:
- the LOC131330236 gene encoding protein SPA, chloroplastic isoform X2, producing the protein MLISHSLPHIHSPFLSCPLKLSSFSLPTHKTRPTFPRIKALDLDQNTIVAVSVGVASIAIGIGIPFFYESQIDSAAKRDNTQPCFPCDGSGAQKCRFCLGSGSVTVELGGDEREVSRCINCDGAGSLTCTTCQGSGIQPRYLDRREFKDDD
- the LOC131330236 gene encoding protein disulfide-isomerase LQY1, chloroplastic isoform X1 encodes the protein MLISHSLPHIHSPFLSCPLKLSSFSLPTHKTRPTFPRIKALDLDQNTIVAVSVGVASIAIGIGIPFFYESQIDSAAKRDNTQPCFPCDGSGAQKCRFCLGSGSVTVELGGDEREVSRCINCDGAGSLTCTTCQGSGIQPRYLDRRYETFRLGIHQAHMIYSLCHIYLDLSSHN